The following are encoded together in the Adhaeribacter arboris genome:
- the infB gene encoding translation initiation factor IF-2 — MAEEKTMRLKQVATTLNISTSTVVDFLAAKGFDIENKPTSKITSKQFEVLMSAFESSVQAKIEAEKLNISKKPSGVPAQPEVPEIKKPDPNIFAKPNPAPKPTPTLPEIKKPEAPKDAPIETGVKLPGLKVLGNINLNNPRPTVTTPKPVEPAVAVAEPAPVVVEEKPIQVVSEPPVPVVAEVSQPEAIPTPEVEAPITQPVAEMQPTLTEKQPVLEEVVEAPIVTVSRQPELQPIVEVPAPIAPVAANVAEESEEEEADTDETDSTDDEDFNNQDEEIEKIIPARADTLKGLTVLGKIELPKDFPRKKGGKPSPEIRNKPAVAPVSNNQNQHSASSANVGGGNNNKKKRKRIIVQNNAAAPDTSDRPVVTRGERKDFSQPRSNQPGNNRPNNNRPTGSGAQNRPPIIAGPKPEVSDKQIQDQIKATLARLSGNKNTNANRAKYRREKRSAIADATEERRQQEQSEAKTLKLTEFISANDLASLMNVSVNDVIKVCMSLGMFVSINQRLDAEAITIISDEFGYDVEFLSAEEEEVVVEEEDEAEDLVDRAPIVTIMGHVDHGKTSLLDYIRNSKVTAGEAGGITQHIGAYDVLTDTGKRITFLDTPGHEAFTAMRARGAKVTDVVIIVVAADDDVMPQTKEALNHAQAAGAPIVIAINKIDKPSANPDRIREQLAAINVLVEDWGGKYQCQEISAKSGVGIPDLLEKVLLEAELLELKANPDRNAVGTVIEASLDKGRGYVTTVVVQTGTLHVGDVMLAGSHYGRVRAMTDHRGKKMKVAGPSTPVQVLGLDGAPQAGDKFVVYDTEREAREIASSRQQLQREQSLRTKKHITLDEIGRRLAIGSFKELNVIVKGDVDGSVEALSDSLLKLSTNEVQVNILAKGVGQISESDVLLASASDAIIIGFQVRPSANARRLAEQEQIDIRLYSIIYNAINELKDAMEGMLAPTMQEVVIANVEVREVFRITKVGTIAGCMVTDGTITRNSRVRLVREGIVVYSGEIQALKRFKDDVSEVRQGFECGISIKNFNDIQQGDIIEAYEEREVKRTL; from the coding sequence ATGGCAGAAGAAAAAACGATGAGGCTTAAACAGGTAGCAACAACCTTAAACATCAGTACGTCTACGGTGGTAGACTTTCTGGCGGCAAAAGGTTTTGATATCGAAAACAAACCTACTTCAAAAATAACATCGAAGCAGTTCGAGGTGCTGATGAGTGCATTTGAATCGTCGGTTCAGGCTAAAATTGAAGCTGAAAAATTAAATATTAGCAAAAAGCCATCTGGTGTTCCTGCTCAACCAGAAGTGCCTGAGATAAAAAAACCGGATCCAAATATATTTGCCAAACCCAATCCGGCACCTAAACCTACTCCCACTTTACCGGAAATTAAAAAACCGGAAGCGCCTAAAGACGCGCCAATTGAAACCGGCGTAAAGTTACCAGGTCTTAAAGTATTAGGTAATATAAATTTAAATAACCCTCGACCAACTGTAACAACACCAAAGCCAGTAGAACCGGCGGTTGCAGTTGCGGAACCTGCACCTGTAGTTGTAGAAGAAAAACCTATTCAGGTGGTTTCTGAGCCGCCGGTACCGGTAGTAGCCGAAGTGTCTCAGCCAGAAGCAATTCCAACTCCTGAAGTAGAAGCGCCAATAACCCAGCCCGTTGCCGAAATGCAACCCACTTTAACAGAAAAACAACCTGTTTTAGAAGAGGTCGTGGAAGCGCCGATTGTAACGGTTAGCCGGCAACCAGAGCTGCAACCGATAGTTGAAGTGCCTGCTCCAATTGCTCCGGTAGCTGCCAATGTAGCAGAAGAGTCGGAAGAGGAAGAAGCAGATACAGATGAAACCGATAGTACCGACGACGAAGATTTTAATAACCAAGACGAAGAAATAGAAAAGATTATACCGGCCCGGGCGGATACTTTAAAAGGCCTTACTGTTTTAGGTAAAATTGAATTACCCAAAGATTTTCCGCGTAAAAAAGGAGGCAAACCCAGTCCTGAAATCAGGAACAAACCAGCGGTTGCCCCAGTAAGCAATAACCAGAATCAACACAGCGCTAGCTCTGCTAATGTAGGCGGCGGCAACAATAATAAGAAGAAACGGAAACGCATTATTGTGCAAAATAATGCAGCCGCACCGGATACTTCTGACCGTCCGGTTGTAACCCGGGGAGAGCGCAAAGATTTTAGCCAGCCCCGTTCGAATCAACCAGGTAATAACCGGCCTAATAATAATCGACCAACTGGCTCAGGTGCCCAAAACCGGCCACCCATAATTGCCGGACCAAAGCCAGAAGTATCGGATAAACAAATTCAAGATCAGATTAAAGCTACCCTGGCTCGCTTAAGTGGCAATAAAAACACCAATGCAAACCGGGCAAAATATCGCCGGGAGAAACGTTCTGCTATTGCGGATGCTACCGAAGAAAGAAGACAACAGGAGCAATCAGAAGCTAAAACATTAAAACTAACCGAATTTATTTCGGCTAACGATTTGGCTTCTCTTATGAACGTATCCGTCAACGATGTTATTAAAGTTTGTATGTCGTTGGGGATGTTTGTTTCCATTAACCAGCGCTTAGATGCCGAAGCAATTACTATCATTTCGGATGAGTTTGGGTACGATGTAGAGTTTTTATCGGCTGAGGAAGAAGAGGTAGTTGTAGAAGAAGAGGATGAGGCAGAAGATTTAGTAGACCGGGCTCCTATTGTAACCATTATGGGTCACGTTGACCACGGTAAAACTTCCTTACTAGATTATATCCGTAATTCTAAAGTTACGGCTGGCGAGGCAGGAGGTATTACCCAGCACATTGGGGCCTACGATGTATTAACCGATACGGGTAAACGCATTACTTTCTTAGATACTCCTGGTCACGAGGCATTTACCGCTATGCGGGCCCGGGGAGCTAAAGTAACCGATGTAGTTATTATTGTAGTAGCGGCCGACGATGATGTAATGCCCCAAACGAAAGAAGCATTAAATCACGCGCAAGCAGCAGGTGCTCCTATTGTAATTGCCATTAATAAAATTGATAAGCCCTCTGCTAACCCGGACCGCATTCGGGAGCAATTGGCGGCCATTAATGTTTTGGTAGAAGATTGGGGTGGTAAATACCAATGTCAGGAAATTTCAGCTAAATCTGGGGTGGGTATTCCAGATTTGTTGGAAAAAGTATTGCTCGAAGCGGAATTACTAGAATTAAAAGCAAATCCGGACCGGAACGCAGTGGGTACTGTTATTGAAGCTTCTCTGGATAAAGGACGCGGTTATGTTACCACTGTTGTGGTGCAAACCGGAACGCTGCACGTAGGAGATGTTATGCTTGCCGGTTCCCATTATGGCCGTGTTCGAGCCATGACCGATCACCGGGGCAAGAAAATGAAAGTTGCTGGTCCGTCTACTCCCGTACAGGTACTGGGCTTAGATGGTGCACCACAAGCCGGTGATAAATTTGTTGTGTACGATACGGAACGGGAGGCACGTGAAATTGCTTCGAGCCGCCAGCAGTTGCAACGGGAACAAAGCCTGCGGACCAAGAAACATATTACTCTGGATGAAATTGGCCGCCGTTTAGCTATTGGCTCGTTTAAAGAATTGAACGTAATCGTGAAAGGCGATGTGGATGGTTCGGTAGAAGCTCTTTCCGACTCCTTACTGAAACTTTCAACCAACGAAGTTCAGGTTAATATCCTGGCGAAAGGAGTAGGTCAGATTTCAGAATCAGATGTGTTGCTGGCTTCGGCTTCGGATGCTATTATTATTGGTTTCCAGGTACGTCCATCGGCAAACGCGCGTAGATTAGCGGAGCAGGAACAAATTGATATTCGCCTGTACTCTATCATCTACAATGCTATTAACGAGTTAAAAGATGCCATGGAAGGTATGTTAGCGCCTACGATGCAGGAAGTAGTAATAGCAAACGTAGAAGTACGCGAAGTATTCCGGATTACAAAAGTAGGTACAATTGCCGGTTGTATGGTTACCGACGGCACTATTACCCGCAACAGCCGGGTACGGTTGGTACGCGAAGGGATAGTAGTTTACTCCGGTGAAATTCAGGCTTTAAAACGCTTTAAAGACGATGTATCTGAGGTTCGGCAAGGTTTCGAATGTGGTATCAGCATCAAAAACTTTAACGATATTCAGCAGGGAGATATCATTGAAGCGTACGAAGAACGAGAAGTAAAACGTACTTTATAA
- the nusA gene encoding transcription termination factor NusA: protein MNSSVLIESFAEFAKFKNIDRPTMMRILEDVFRTMIRKRWGTDENFDIILNVEKGDLEIWRNREIVDDNSEDIWDHDKIALSDAQKIEPDFEVGEEVSEEIKLEDFGRRAVLTARQTLIQRVKDLEKDLMYQKYKDLVGEIISGEVYQVWNREVMLVDQDDNELIIPKSEQIPKDRYRKGDVVRAVVHRVEIHNGTPKIILSRTAPAFLERLFENEVPEIYDGLIVIKNIVREPGERAKVAVESYDDRIDPVGACVGMKGSRIHSIVRELENENIDVINYTDNLELYIQRSLSPAKISSIRINEEEGRASVFLKPDQVSLAIGKGGQNIKLASRLVGLEIDVFREQEEYEEDISLDEFSDEIEGWVIEELKRIGLDTAKSVLAVTREDLVRRTELEEETVDDLLAVIRQEFDTDNS, encoded by the coding sequence ATGAACAGTTCAGTCCTGATAGAATCATTTGCGGAGTTTGCCAAGTTCAAGAATATCGACCGACCTACTATGATGCGAATTCTGGAAGACGTATTTCGGACCATGATTCGTAAGAGATGGGGAACGGATGAAAATTTCGATATTATCCTGAACGTGGAGAAAGGCGATTTGGAAATCTGGCGTAACCGCGAAATTGTCGATGATAATTCGGAAGATATCTGGGACCACGACAAAATTGCTTTGTCGGATGCCCAAAAAATAGAACCAGATTTTGAAGTAGGCGAAGAAGTATCGGAAGAAATAAAATTAGAGGATTTTGGTCGCCGGGCGGTTTTAACGGCTCGTCAAACCTTAATTCAACGGGTAAAAGACCTGGAAAAAGATTTAATGTACCAGAAATACAAAGATTTGGTAGGGGAAATTATTTCCGGCGAAGTATACCAGGTTTGGAACCGCGAGGTAATGCTCGTGGACCAGGACGATAACGAATTAATTATTCCGAAATCAGAACAAATACCTAAAGACCGCTACCGCAAAGGCGATGTAGTACGGGCAGTGGTGCACCGGGTAGAGATTCATAACGGCACGCCTAAAATTATTTTATCGCGTACGGCTCCGGCCTTTTTAGAGCGCTTGTTCGAAAACGAAGTACCAGAAATTTACGACGGCTTAATTGTAATAAAAAATATTGTGCGCGAACCCGGCGAGCGGGCCAAAGTAGCCGTAGAGTCGTATGATGACCGTATTGATCCGGTTGGGGCCTGCGTAGGAATGAAAGGATCCCGGATTCATTCCATTGTGCGGGAACTGGAAAACGAAAACATTGATGTAATAAATTATACCGATAATCTGGAGCTGTATATCCAGCGTTCCCTGAGCCCGGCTAAAATCAGCAGTATCCGCATCAACGAAGAAGAAGGCAGAGCATCAGTTTTCCTGAAACCAGATCAGGTATCATTGGCAATCGGAAAAGGCGGACAAAACATTAAGCTCGCTAGTCGTTTGGTAGGTTTGGAAATTGATGTGTTCCGGGAGCAGGAAGAATACGAAGAAGATATTTCGCTCGACGAATTCTCCGATGAAATTGAAGGTTGGGTTATTGAAGAATTGAAGCGAATTGGTTTAGACACCGCGAAAAGCGTATTAGCTGTTACCCGCGAAGATTTAGTACGCCGCACCGAATTGGAAGAAGAAACGGTAGATGATTTACTAGCTGTTATTCGCCAGGAATTTGATACCGACAACAGTTAA
- a CDS encoding ribosome maturation factor RimP → MLPSCLPSDELFVVKVQVSDNPAKPKITVILDGDNGVGIDECALVSRRLNNRIETAFGEEISYVLEVTSPGADQPLTSERQYKRHVGRKLKLVLKDGSEKTGTLEEVLADGIRITEEAKEKSKKVTLVPSQVNFTDIVKTNIVISFK, encoded by the coding sequence ATGTTGCCGAGTTGCTTGCCTTCGGATGAATTATTCGTGGTAAAAGTACAGGTATCCGATAATCCGGCTAAACCTAAGATTACGGTAATACTGGATGGCGATAACGGGGTAGGAATAGATGAATGTGCCTTGGTTAGCCGTCGGCTAAACAACCGCATTGAAACTGCTTTTGGTGAGGAAATTAGCTATGTTCTGGAAGTAACTTCACCGGGAGCAGATCAACCTTTAACGTCGGAGCGGCAGTATAAACGCCACGTTGGCCGTAAACTGAAACTAGTATTAAAAGATGGTTCCGAAAAAACCGGCACCTTAGAAGAAGTACTGGCAGATGGCATTAGAATTACGGAAGAAGCAAAAGAAAAAAGTAAGAAAGTAACCTTGGTTCCAAGCCAGGTAAACTTTACGGATATAGTGAAGACGAATATTGTAATATCTTTTAAATAG
- a CDS encoding endonuclease/exonuclease/phosphatase family protein, with translation MPILVVIITWNYYQRGLTLNFGENNKEVRAASLAKTVTLDVLSYNVRIFNTYAHLHDKHATNSRNMIKWVAENAADVYCLQEFYNEPQSSVYNSVQRIVKKYDKYYFISNTLINRVNGQFGMAIISKYPILNKGTIKFEKLTQNHAMFADLKVKNDTVRVYNFHLQSMSIEEQDIINTYREQDLFGKDLRKVLRRLKNGFIKRSYQVNTLYDHLKESPYPVIVCGDLNDVPYSYTYQKLNKSLLNAHTAAGWGVGSTYNGILPLLRIDNQFFSPGLKVDNFKVHHDVTFSDHFPLTATYIISPQSMDDSR, from the coding sequence ATGCCGATTTTAGTAGTAATAATTACCTGGAATTATTACCAGCGGGGACTCACCTTAAATTTTGGCGAAAATAATAAAGAAGTTAGAGCTGCCAGTTTAGCCAAAACGGTTACGTTAGATGTACTAAGTTATAATGTACGTATATTTAATACCTACGCGCACCTGCACGATAAGCATGCCACTAATTCCCGGAATATGATAAAATGGGTCGCGGAGAATGCGGCTGATGTATATTGCTTGCAGGAGTTTTACAATGAGCCACAATCTTCCGTTTACAATTCGGTGCAAAGAATTGTGAAGAAATACGATAAGTATTACTTTATTTCAAATACCTTAATTAACCGGGTAAATGGCCAGTTTGGCATGGCTATCATCTCTAAATATCCCATCCTGAATAAAGGCACGATTAAGTTCGAAAAGCTTACCCAGAACCACGCCATGTTTGCCGATTTAAAAGTTAAAAATGATACGGTACGGGTGTATAATTTTCATTTGCAGTCCATGAGCATTGAAGAACAGGATATTATTAATACCTACCGGGAACAGGATTTATTCGGGAAAGATTTGCGTAAAGTGTTACGCCGTTTAAAAAATGGCTTTATCAAGCGTAGCTATCAGGTTAATACTTTATACGACCACTTGAAAGAATCGCCTTACCCGGTAATTGTATGCGGCGATTTAAACGATGTGCCCTACAGTTATACTTACCAAAAATTAAATAAAAGCCTGTTAAATGCGCACACCGCTGCCGGTTGGGGAGTAGGCAGTACGTATAATGGTATTTTACCCTTGCTTCGGATTGATAACCAGTTTTTTAGTCCTGGCCTGAAAGTAGATAATTTTAAAGTGCACCACGATGTAACTTTTTCCGACCACTTTCCGCTAACAGCTACTTATATAATTAGTCCACAGTCCATGGACGATAGTCGATAG
- the cysS gene encoding cysteine--tRNA ligase, producing MQPLVLYNTLSRKKEIFEPLHAPFVGMYVCGPTVYGEAHLGHSRAAITFDVLFRYLTHIGYKVRYVRNITDVGHLVNDADEGEDKIAKQAKAAQLEPMEVVQHYTSRYHQDMQQLNVLSPSIEPRASGHMIEQIAMIQEIMDNGLAYEVNGSVYFDVPAYNQNHHYGKLSGRIIDDLLANTRELDGQQEKRSPLDFALWKKASEAHIMRWPSPWSSGFPGWHLECSAMSRKYLGAQFDIHGGGLDLMFPHHECEIAQSQASNHTDAAKYWVHNNLITINGQKMGKSLGNFITLRELFSGQHELLQTAYTPMTIRFFVLQAHYRSTLDFSNEALLAARKGYLKLLNGLKVLDKLNFPDEAEDVETGTQDADLQKLLDDCYRSLNDDLNTAKAIASLFNVLKKINSIYMGQIPVTSLSRNMLQNLKTTYRALVTDVLGLIEERPDNLDQTLALLLKFYKEAKDAKDYGKVDEIRAEFKKLGIVIKDMKNGIDWAYEE from the coding sequence ATGCAACCTTTAGTTCTGTATAATACCCTTTCCCGTAAAAAAGAAATATTTGAGCCCTTGCATGCTCCCTTCGTGGGAATGTACGTGTGCGGACCAACGGTATACGGCGAAGCGCATTTGGGCCATAGTCGGGCGGCTATTACTTTCGATGTGCTGTTTCGCTATTTAACTCATATTGGTTACAAAGTACGGTATGTGCGCAATATTACCGATGTTGGTCACCTGGTAAACGATGCCGACGAAGGCGAAGATAAAATTGCCAAACAAGCTAAAGCCGCTCAATTAGAACCCATGGAAGTAGTGCAGCATTATACCAGCCGCTACCACCAGGATATGCAACAACTGAATGTGTTGTCACCGAGTATTGAACCGCGAGCCTCTGGTCACATGATTGAGCAAATAGCCATGATTCAGGAAATTATGGACAATGGCTTAGCTTATGAGGTAAATGGCTCGGTGTATTTTGATGTGCCGGCTTATAATCAAAACCATCATTATGGTAAACTATCCGGGCGGATTATTGATGATTTACTGGCTAATACCCGTGAACTAGATGGGCAGCAGGAAAAACGTTCCCCGCTCGATTTTGCCCTCTGGAAAAAAGCTTCGGAAGCGCATATTATGCGTTGGCCTTCGCCGTGGAGCAGTGGTTTTCCGGGTTGGCATTTAGAGTGCTCGGCTATGAGCCGTAAGTATTTAGGAGCACAGTTTGATATTCATGGGGGAGGCTTGGATTTAATGTTTCCACATCACGAATGCGAGATTGCGCAAAGTCAGGCTAGTAACCATACCGACGCCGCTAAATACTGGGTGCATAATAACCTGATTACTATTAACGGCCAGAAAATGGGAAAATCGCTGGGTAACTTTATTACGCTCCGCGAGTTATTTTCGGGGCAGCACGAGTTGCTGCAAACAGCTTACACCCCCATGACCATCCGGTTTTTTGTGTTGCAAGCGCATTACCGCAGTACTTTAGATTTCTCGAACGAAGCTTTACTAGCGGCCCGCAAAGGTTATTTAAAGTTGCTAAACGGCTTAAAGGTATTAGATAAACTTAATTTCCCGGACGAAGCAGAAGATGTGGAAACCGGAACTCAGGATGCGGACTTGCAAAAATTACTCGACGATTGCTACCGCAGCTTAAACGACGACCTGAATACAGCTAAAGCTATTGCTTCGTTATTTAATGTTTTAAAGAAGATAAACAGCATTTATATGGGGCAGATACCGGTAACCAGCTTAAGCCGCAATATGTTGCAAAATTTAAAAACGACGTACCGGGCCTTAGTAACCGATGTATTGGGCTTAATTGAAGAACGTCCGGATAACTTAGACCAAACGCTGGCTTTGTTACTCAAGTTTTACAAAGAAGCAAAGGACGCCAAAGATTACGGCAAAGTAGACGAGATTCGGGCCGAGTTTAAAAAGCTAGGCATTGTAATCAAAGATATGAAGAACGGTATCGATTGGGCTTACGAAGAGTAA
- a CDS encoding S66 peptidase family protein, which yields MIFPPTLQPGDKIAICALARKITLAEIQPAIQILTSWGLEVVIGKSLAGDFHQFAGNDELRISDLQTMLDNPELKAIISARGGYGTTRLLDQIDFTLFEQHPKWIVGFSDITALLCHLFGKGYASIHGIMPSLFGRAGSEAAIESLHRVLFGEPISYQAPGHTFNRLGEASGRLIGGNISLLNTIIGTPSDVDYAGKILFVEEIDEYLYNLDRMLVQLKRCGKLANLAGLIVGHMTDMRDNPIPFAKTAYEIIREHTANYTYPICFDFPTGHETHNLALICGKQAHLKVNENGSFLEYLPEEL from the coding sequence ATGATCTTCCCTCCTACCCTACAACCCGGCGATAAAATTGCCATTTGCGCTCTGGCCCGTAAAATCACCTTAGCCGAAATTCAACCTGCCATTCAAATACTTACCTCTTGGGGGCTGGAAGTAGTTATTGGTAAAAGTTTAGCCGGAGATTTTCATCAATTTGCCGGTAACGATGAGTTACGCATTTCTGATTTGCAAACCATGCTGGATAATCCGGAATTAAAAGCCATTATCTCGGCCCGTGGTGGCTATGGTACTACCCGCCTGTTGGATCAGATTGACTTTACTTTATTTGAACAGCACCCGAAATGGATAGTGGGTTTCAGTGATATTACGGCTCTTCTCTGTCATTTATTCGGGAAAGGGTACGCTAGCATTCACGGTATTATGCCTTCTTTATTTGGCCGCGCAGGCAGTGAAGCGGCTATCGAAAGTTTACATCGGGTTTTATTCGGCGAACCCATTAGCTACCAGGCACCCGGACACACTTTTAACCGATTAGGTGAAGCTTCCGGCAGATTAATTGGCGGTAACATCAGCTTGCTGAATACCATTATCGGCACCCCGTCGGATGTAGATTATGCGGGGAAAATCTTGTTCGTAGAAGAAATAGATGAATATTTATATAACCTCGACCGGATGCTGGTGCAGTTAAAGCGTTGCGGTAAATTAGCCAACTTAGCCGGATTAATTGTAGGGCACATGACCGATATGCGCGATAATCCTATTCCGTTCGCAAAAACCGCCTACGAAATTATCCGGGAACACACCGCTAATTATACCTATCCTATTTGCTTTGATTTCCCAACGGGGCACGAAACGCATAATCTAGCTTTAATTTGTGGTAAACAAGCCCATTTAAAAGTAAACGAAAATGGCAGCTTTCTGGAATACTTACCAGAAGAATTATAA
- a CDS encoding homoserine dehydrogenase, whose protein sequence is MTKIQKIGLFGFGCVGQGLYDVLANSRGIKASIEKICVKDHHKKRKLPASCFTFEKEDILNNPDIDLIVELIDNADEAFDIVATALKQGKNVVTANKKMVAQHLEELVQLQHENQVSLLYEASCCGSIPIIRTLEEYYDNELLYAVSGIFNGSSNYILSKIFNENLDYDIALKQAQDLGFAETDPTLDVGGFDPKYKLTIIAAHAFGLFLNPDTIFNIGIQNLSKYDIQYAREKDYKIKLVPHVSKVDEATVTLFVMPQFITRKHPLYNVENEYNGVIVEAAFSEKQFFSGKGAGGYPTGSAVLSDISALTYGYKYEYKKHLQHIEVNSTNNIEVEIYLRYTNKELLKTLQFENISEKFIAKDFKYVIGYVRLETLLLHIQLIRASDAFLVTTGNFQTSNATPENVRESAIEEIEVL, encoded by the coding sequence ATGACTAAAATTCAGAAAATAGGTTTATTTGGATTTGGCTGCGTGGGGCAAGGCTTATACGATGTATTGGCGAACAGCCGGGGGATAAAAGCCAGCATCGAAAAAATATGCGTGAAAGACCATCACAAAAAACGAAAGCTGCCCGCTTCCTGTTTTACTTTCGAGAAAGAAGATATTTTAAACAATCCGGATATTGACCTGATTGTTGAGTTAATTGATAATGCCGACGAAGCCTTTGATATTGTAGCTACTGCTTTAAAACAAGGAAAAAACGTAGTAACGGCTAACAAAAAAATGGTGGCTCAGCATCTGGAAGAACTAGTGCAATTACAGCACGAAAACCAGGTATCGCTGCTGTACGAAGCTTCTTGCTGTGGTTCTATTCCCATTATCCGGACGCTGGAAGAATACTATGATAATGAATTACTTTATGCCGTAAGTGGTATTTTCAATGGTTCTTCCAACTACATATTATCAAAAATTTTTAACGAGAACTTAGATTACGACATTGCTCTTAAACAAGCGCAAGACTTAGGTTTCGCCGAAACTGACCCAACTTTAGACGTAGGCGGATTTGACCCCAAATATAAATTAACCATTATCGCGGCGCACGCCTTTGGCTTGTTCCTGAACCCGGATACCATTTTTAACATCGGCATTCAAAATTTATCGAAGTACGATATCCAGTACGCCCGCGAGAAAGATTATAAAATTAAACTGGTGCCACACGTAAGTAAAGTAGACGAAGCTACGGTTACCTTATTTGTGATGCCGCAGTTCATTACCCGTAAACATCCGCTTTACAACGTAGAAAACGAATATAATGGCGTAATTGTAGAGGCGGCATTTTCCGAAAAACAATTCTTTTCGGGTAAAGGAGCGGGTGGCTATCCTACTGGTTCGGCAGTTTTATCGGATATATCCGCCCTGACTTACGGCTACAAGTACGAATACAAAAAACACCTGCAACACATTGAAGTTAATTCTACCAATAACATTGAAGTAGAAATTTATTTGCGATACACGAACAAAGAATTACTCAAAACGCTGCAATTCGAAAATATCTCCGAGAAATTCATCGCCAAAGATTTTAAATACGTTATCGGTTATGTGCGTCTCGAAACCTTATTACTGCACATTCAACTAATTCGCGCATCGGATGCATTTTTGGTAACCACCGGCAATTTCCAAACAAGTAATGCTACTCCTGAAAATGTGCGCGAAAGCGCCATAGAAGAAATAGAAGTACTATAA